A single region of the Oncorhynchus kisutch isolate 150728-3 linkage group LG30, Okis_V2, whole genome shotgun sequence genome encodes:
- the cspp1b gene encoding centrosome and spindle pole-associated protein 1 isoform X4, whose amino-acid sequence MEMDNELKKFIQQQKARVAEDTKSTLPGNKEESCCLSLPLGRDYERKKQKLHQELRLDYRHFMAQEQIAFLRAPPDLPDVHCSPRPPVHAKRVPSRRETATLTEGKRGLHRGGHFLVEGSGMEGLRPEDELLLPREKARLVRVDYDSEEDLTEEDLDLMERRRLRQTGSERGEERRRLRRHYKTDFRDISKLRDRRVELPDDYTETRHYADRKETNVSVVPDEDYLEARWGTSSLTPKAKLQVPSGMKPNGRSRSSTKKDEPEFATGLMIGAADADAALQRRKERYRQELQEQIAEQQRNKKREKDLELRVAVTGSTDPEKQADWIKPLGAVNGGDHARKRNDSLYPLGQGVDVPGDELNGRPSEESRERLPPEQPRVAFQSPLLEYSHALGLSSRGISPYSQAIHRNMDTPRIPGFLPHPPSTLADAHTPCHRDFYLYHGARNPLDPNPANYGQILLTGGGQPVSYLSLPPAGPHPSQTQHSPPSQHSGSSHPEPPPHRPVSDAAIMGSGIGGFPAEQIKPSKQCVLSYKEALRQQGDTRKGSSQLFCQIQDRQERRRLDREERDRYEAKLEADMKNHDPWGRGGGGAPLRDSRGNLITDLHQMHKHNEEAYINPETWQKMATATMTVLREEDTRPPSTHRVSGFVQAPLFARGSVFGNRPTPQQVHEQDKHKAYLKQQIEEKRKKGAEERESQRLEEEKEEKRLFEQRERIQREYEEEQDRKKRKEMEQKAKNEQLIRLAEERKKEVERKKKEAEEKENSALRKQYEKERQARLEEVPREPSPPIPTLRKRYQAPQYTPRPPSKDSRRSTAVSLSEHSLSGLQSPPVPARWNQLRAADQRGVISELSVLRRQLRSEQKRLEVQLLQSEWEELGSPMSDRLRDRPQVDVFDMARLRLQAPVRRPSSRNTEPNYLHRIHDSLQLRYRDVDSREEEGHGYCEPPRDRAGQRVDIQRRAGYRVQQRRINSLREPVDDCFDLAPPPQQDHYLRNAVGDPMRGSLLESDSAFIEPMRETFPVPPTPEQKPQLSARERRRLAKRADLHNERVCSREPVDQPENYSHQSEASLNTEQHSRGHNHHRTKRLPAMSRGTADLSSDEDASPQVSPRAPEPRGSVDMVAMEPWIRPGTSETLKRLMTGQTPRGERLTSRESAVQDWESPSTHHS is encoded by the exons ATGGAGATGGATAATGAACTTAAGAAATTCATCCAGCAACAGAAGGCCAGAGTAGCAGAGGATACAAAATCCACCTTACCTGGAAATAAGG AGGAGAGTTGTTGTCTAAGTTTACCTTTGGGTAGAGACTATGAGAGGAAGAAACAGAAGTTACATCAAGAGCTCCGTCTGGATTACAGACACTTCATGGCTCAG GAGCAGATTGCCTTTCTCAGAGCTCCTCCAGACCTCCCTGATGTTCACTGCAGCCCCAGACCCCCGGTGCACGCTAAGAGGGTCCCCTCTAGGAGAGAGACAGCCACGCTGACTGAAGGCAAGAGGGGGCTGCACAGGGGAGGACACTTCCTGGTGGAGGGCAGTGGGATGGAGGGCCTGAGGCCTGAGGATGAGTTGCTCCTTCCTAGAGAGAAGGCCAGGCTGGTGAGAGTGGACTACGACTCTGAGGAGGACCTCACAGAGGAAGATCTGGATCttatggagaggaggaggctcaGACAGACGGGGtctgagagaggagaagagaggaggcggCTAAGAAGACACTACAAAACGGACTTCAG GGACATATCAAAGCTCAGGGACAGGAGAGTTGAGCTGCCTGACGACTACACAGAGACGCGTCATTATGCAGACAGGAAGGAGACTAACGTGTCTGTTGTTCCCGATGAGGATTACTTAGAGGCACGCTGGGGGACATCATCTCTGACCCCCAAAGCCAA GCTGCAGGTACCATCAGGGATGAAACCCAATGGAAGATCCAGATCCTCTACCAAGAAGGACGAGCCCGAATTTGCTACCGGACTAATGATTG GGGCTGCAGATGCAGATGCTGCCTTgcagagaaggaaggagaggtacAGGCAGGAGCTGCAGGAGCAGATAGCTGAACAGCAGAGGAATAAGAAAAG AGAGAAGGATTTGGAGCTCAGAGTTGCTGTGACAGGGTCGACTGACCCGGAGAAACAGGCAGATTGGATCAAACCGCTTGGGGCAGTGAATGGTGGCGACCATGCCAGAAAGAGAAATGACAGCTTGTACCCACTAGGCCAAGGTGTGGACGTACCAGGTGATGAGTTAAATGGGAGACCCAGTGAGGAGAGCCGAGAGAGGCTTCCCCCTGAGCAGCCCCGCGTGGCCTTCCAGTCCCCCCTGCTGGAGTACAGCCACGCCCTGGGCCTCAGCAGTAGAGGCATCTCCCCTTACAGCCAGGCCATTCACAGGAACATGGACACCCCCAG GATTCCAGGTTTCCTTCCTCATCCACCATCCACATTGGCAGATGCACATACACCTTGTCATAGGGACTTCTACCTCTACCATGGAGCAAGGAATCCACTGGACCCTAACCCGGCCAACT ATGGTCAGATCCTGCTGACAGGAGGGGGGCAGCCTGTGTCCTACCTGAGCCTCCCTCCTGCAGGGCCTCACCCCAGCCAGACACAGCACAGCCCTCCCAGTCAGCACAGTGGGAGCAGCCATCCAGAGCCCCCTCCACA CAGACCTGTCAGTGACGCTGCTATCATGGGTTCAGGGATTGGAGGATTTCCCGCCGAGCAGATCAAGCCATCTAAACAGTGTGTGTTAAGTTACAAGGAGGCACTGAGACAACAG GGAGACACCAGGAAAGGGAGCAGTCAGCTTTTTTGCCAG ATCCAGGATAGACAGGAGCGGCGGAGgctggacagggaggagagggatcgGTACGAGGCCAAGCTGGAGGCCGACATGAAGAACCACGACccctgggggagagggggaggaggagcacCCCTCAGAGACAGCAGGGGCAACCTCATCA CCGATCTGCACCAGATGCACAAGCATAATGAGGAGGCCTACATCAACCCTGAGACATGGCAGAAGATGGCGACAGCCACCATGACAGTACTCCGAGAGGAGGACACCAGACCTCCCTCCACCCACAGAGTCTCAG GTTTTGTTCAGGCTCCTTTGTTTGCCAGAGGCAGTGTTTTTGGTAACCGGCCCACACCACAGCAAGTCCACGAACAGGACAAGCACAAGGCTTACCTCAAACAACAG ATTGAAGAGAAGCGGAAGAAGGGGGCGGAGGAGCGAGAGAGTCAGaggctggaggaggagaaggaggagaagaggctgTTTGAGCAGAGGGAACGCATCCAGAGAGAGTATGAAGAAGAACAGGACAGGAAGAAACGCAAGGAGATGGAG CAAAAAGCCAAGAATGAGCAGCTGATCCGTCTGGCTGAGGAGCgaaagaaagaggtggagaggaagaagaaagaggcagaggagaaggagaactCTGCCCTGAGGAAGCAGTATGAGAAGGAGAGACAAGCACGTCTAGAGGAG GTACCAAGGGAGCCGTCTCCCCCCATCCCCACCCTCCGGAAGAGGTATCAGGCTCCCCAGTACACCCCCAGACCTCCGTCCAAGGACAGCCGTCGCTctactgccgtctccctgtct GAGCATTCTCTATCAGGGCTCCAGTCCCCTCCAGTCCCAGCCCGCTGGAACCAGCTGAGAGCTGCCG ACCAGCGGGGTGTGATCAGTGAACTGTCGGTACTGCGCAGACAGCTGCGTAGCGAGCAGAAACGCCTGGAGGTCCAGCTACTGCAGTCAGAGTGGGAAGAGCTGGGCTCACCTATGAGTGATAG gctcagggacaggccCCAGGTGGATGTGTTTGACATGGCCAGACTGCGGCTGCAGGCCCCTGTCAGGAGACCCTCCTCCAGGAACACAGAGCCCAACTACCTGCATAGGATCCATGACTCGCTACAACTCCGATACAGAG ATGTTGATTCCAGAGAGGAGGAAGGTCATGGTTACTGTGAGCCCCCTAGGGACCGAGCTGGACAGAGGGTGGACATCCAGAGACGGGCTGGTTACAGGGTGCAGCAGCGCAGGATCAACAGCCTGAGAGAACCTGTTGACG ATTGTTTTGACCTGGCACCACCCCCGCAACAAGACCATTATTTG AGGAATGCAGTAGGGGATCCTATGAGAGGTTCTCTGTTGGAGTCTGACAGTGCCTTCATTG AACCCATGAGGGAAACCTTTCCAGTGCCCCCCACACCTGAGCAGAAGCCCCAGCTCTCAGCCAGGGAGAGGAGGCGGCTGGCCAAGAGGGCAGACCTGCACAAT GAGCGGGTGTGCTCCAGAGAGCCTGTGGACCAGCCAGAGAACTACTCCCACCAGTCAGAGGCCAGTCTCAACACTGAGCAGCATAGCAGAGGGCATAACCACCATAGGACCAAGAGGCTGCCGGCTATGAGCCGCGGAACAG CAGACCTGTCTAGCGATGAAGATGCATCTCCGCAGGTCTCCCCCCGTGCCCCAGAACCCCGGGGCTCAGTGGATATGGTTGCCATGGAGCCCTGGATCAGACCAGGCACCTCAGAGACTCTGAAGCGCTTAATGACCGGTCAGACCCCCCGAGGGGAGAGGCTGACCAGCAGAGAGTCTGCAGTCCAGGACTGGGAAAGCCCCTCTACCCATCATAGctaa
- the cspp1b gene encoding centrosome and spindle pole-associated protein 1 isoform X2: MEMDNELKKFIQQQKARVAEDTKSTLPGNKEESCCLSLPLGRDYERKKQKLHQELRLDYRHFMAQEQIAFLRAPPDLPDVHCSPRPPVHAKRVPSRRETATLTEGKRGLHRGGHFLVEGSGMEGLRPEDELLLPREKARLVRVDYDSEEDLTEEDLDLMERRRLRQTGSERGEERRRLRRHYKTDFRDISKLRDRRVELPDDYTETRHYADRKETNVSVVPDEDYLEARWGTSSLTPKAKLQVPSGMKPNGRSRSSTKKDEPEFATGLMIGAADADAALQRRKERYRQELQEQIAEQQRNKKREKDLELRVAVTGSTDPEKQADWIKPLGAVNGGDHARKRNDSLYPLGQGVDVPGDELNGRPSEESRERLPPEQPRVAFQSPLLEYSHALGLSSRGISPYSQAIHRNMDTPRIPGFLPHPPSTLADAHTPCHRDFYLYHGARNPLDPNPANYGQILLTGGGQPVSYLSLPPAGPHPSQTQHSPPSQHSGSSHPEPPPHRPVSDAAIMGSGIGGFPAEQIKPSKQCVLSYKEALRQQGDTRKGSSQLFCQIQDRQERRRLDREERDRYEAKLEADMKNHDPWGRGGGGAPLRDSRGNLITDLHQMHKHNEEAYINPETWQKMATATMTVLREEDTRPPSTHRVSGFVQAPLFARGSVFGNRPTPQQVHEQDKHKAYLKQQIEEKRKKGAEERESQRLEEEKEEKRLFEQRERIQREYEEEQDRKKRKEMEQKAKNEQLIRLAEERKKEVERKKKEAEEKENSALRKQYEKERQARLEEVPREPSPPIPTLRKRYQAPQYTPRPPSKDSRRSTAVSLSEHSLSGLQSPPVPARWNQLRAAEDQRGVISELSVLRRQLRSEQKRLEVQLLQSEWEELGSPMSDRLRDRPQVDVFDMARLRLQAPVRRPSSRNTEPNYLHRIHDSLQLRYRDVDSREEEGHGYCEPPRDRAGQRVDIQRRAGYRVQQRRINSLREPVDDCFDLAPPPQQDHYLRNAVGDPMRGSLLESDSAFIEPMRETFPVPPTPEQKPQLSARERRRLAKRADLHNERVCSREPVDQPENYSHQSEASLNTEQHSRGHNHHRTKRLPAMSRGTDLSSDEDASPQVSPRAPEPRGSVDMVAMEPWIRPGTSETLKRLMTGQTPRGERLTSRESAVQDWESPSTHHS, encoded by the exons ATGGAGATGGATAATGAACTTAAGAAATTCATCCAGCAACAGAAGGCCAGAGTAGCAGAGGATACAAAATCCACCTTACCTGGAAATAAGG AGGAGAGTTGTTGTCTAAGTTTACCTTTGGGTAGAGACTATGAGAGGAAGAAACAGAAGTTACATCAAGAGCTCCGTCTGGATTACAGACACTTCATGGCTCAG GAGCAGATTGCCTTTCTCAGAGCTCCTCCAGACCTCCCTGATGTTCACTGCAGCCCCAGACCCCCGGTGCACGCTAAGAGGGTCCCCTCTAGGAGAGAGACAGCCACGCTGACTGAAGGCAAGAGGGGGCTGCACAGGGGAGGACACTTCCTGGTGGAGGGCAGTGGGATGGAGGGCCTGAGGCCTGAGGATGAGTTGCTCCTTCCTAGAGAGAAGGCCAGGCTGGTGAGAGTGGACTACGACTCTGAGGAGGACCTCACAGAGGAAGATCTGGATCttatggagaggaggaggctcaGACAGACGGGGtctgagagaggagaagagaggaggcggCTAAGAAGACACTACAAAACGGACTTCAG GGACATATCAAAGCTCAGGGACAGGAGAGTTGAGCTGCCTGACGACTACACAGAGACGCGTCATTATGCAGACAGGAAGGAGACTAACGTGTCTGTTGTTCCCGATGAGGATTACTTAGAGGCACGCTGGGGGACATCATCTCTGACCCCCAAAGCCAA GCTGCAGGTACCATCAGGGATGAAACCCAATGGAAGATCCAGATCCTCTACCAAGAAGGACGAGCCCGAATTTGCTACCGGACTAATGATTG GGGCTGCAGATGCAGATGCTGCCTTgcagagaaggaaggagaggtacAGGCAGGAGCTGCAGGAGCAGATAGCTGAACAGCAGAGGAATAAGAAAAG AGAGAAGGATTTGGAGCTCAGAGTTGCTGTGACAGGGTCGACTGACCCGGAGAAACAGGCAGATTGGATCAAACCGCTTGGGGCAGTGAATGGTGGCGACCATGCCAGAAAGAGAAATGACAGCTTGTACCCACTAGGCCAAGGTGTGGACGTACCAGGTGATGAGTTAAATGGGAGACCCAGTGAGGAGAGCCGAGAGAGGCTTCCCCCTGAGCAGCCCCGCGTGGCCTTCCAGTCCCCCCTGCTGGAGTACAGCCACGCCCTGGGCCTCAGCAGTAGAGGCATCTCCCCTTACAGCCAGGCCATTCACAGGAACATGGACACCCCCAG GATTCCAGGTTTCCTTCCTCATCCACCATCCACATTGGCAGATGCACATACACCTTGTCATAGGGACTTCTACCTCTACCATGGAGCAAGGAATCCACTGGACCCTAACCCGGCCAACT ATGGTCAGATCCTGCTGACAGGAGGGGGGCAGCCTGTGTCCTACCTGAGCCTCCCTCCTGCAGGGCCTCACCCCAGCCAGACACAGCACAGCCCTCCCAGTCAGCACAGTGGGAGCAGCCATCCAGAGCCCCCTCCACA CAGACCTGTCAGTGACGCTGCTATCATGGGTTCAGGGATTGGAGGATTTCCCGCCGAGCAGATCAAGCCATCTAAACAGTGTGTGTTAAGTTACAAGGAGGCACTGAGACAACAG GGAGACACCAGGAAAGGGAGCAGTCAGCTTTTTTGCCAG ATCCAGGATAGACAGGAGCGGCGGAGgctggacagggaggagagggatcgGTACGAGGCCAAGCTGGAGGCCGACATGAAGAACCACGACccctgggggagagggggaggaggagcacCCCTCAGAGACAGCAGGGGCAACCTCATCA CCGATCTGCACCAGATGCACAAGCATAATGAGGAGGCCTACATCAACCCTGAGACATGGCAGAAGATGGCGACAGCCACCATGACAGTACTCCGAGAGGAGGACACCAGACCTCCCTCCACCCACAGAGTCTCAG GTTTTGTTCAGGCTCCTTTGTTTGCCAGAGGCAGTGTTTTTGGTAACCGGCCCACACCACAGCAAGTCCACGAACAGGACAAGCACAAGGCTTACCTCAAACAACAG ATTGAAGAGAAGCGGAAGAAGGGGGCGGAGGAGCGAGAGAGTCAGaggctggaggaggagaaggaggagaagaggctgTTTGAGCAGAGGGAACGCATCCAGAGAGAGTATGAAGAAGAACAGGACAGGAAGAAACGCAAGGAGATGGAG CAAAAAGCCAAGAATGAGCAGCTGATCCGTCTGGCTGAGGAGCgaaagaaagaggtggagaggaagaagaaagaggcagaggagaaggagaactCTGCCCTGAGGAAGCAGTATGAGAAGGAGAGACAAGCACGTCTAGAGGAG GTACCAAGGGAGCCGTCTCCCCCCATCCCCACCCTCCGGAAGAGGTATCAGGCTCCCCAGTACACCCCCAGACCTCCGTCCAAGGACAGCCGTCGCTctactgccgtctccctgtct GAGCATTCTCTATCAGGGCTCCAGTCCCCTCCAGTCCCAGCCCGCTGGAACCAGCTGAGAGCTGCCG AAGACCAGCGGGGTGTGATCAGTGAACTGTCGGTACTGCGCAGACAGCTGCGTAGCGAGCAGAAACGCCTGGAGGTCCAGCTACTGCAGTCAGAGTGGGAAGAGCTGGGCTCACCTATGAGTGATAG gctcagggacaggccCCAGGTGGATGTGTTTGACATGGCCAGACTGCGGCTGCAGGCCCCTGTCAGGAGACCCTCCTCCAGGAACACAGAGCCCAACTACCTGCATAGGATCCATGACTCGCTACAACTCCGATACAGAG ATGTTGATTCCAGAGAGGAGGAAGGTCATGGTTACTGTGAGCCCCCTAGGGACCGAGCTGGACAGAGGGTGGACATCCAGAGACGGGCTGGTTACAGGGTGCAGCAGCGCAGGATCAACAGCCTGAGAGAACCTGTTGACG ATTGTTTTGACCTGGCACCACCCCCGCAACAAGACCATTATTTG AGGAATGCAGTAGGGGATCCTATGAGAGGTTCTCTGTTGGAGTCTGACAGTGCCTTCATTG AACCCATGAGGGAAACCTTTCCAGTGCCCCCCACACCTGAGCAGAAGCCCCAGCTCTCAGCCAGGGAGAGGAGGCGGCTGGCCAAGAGGGCAGACCTGCACAAT GAGCGGGTGTGCTCCAGAGAGCCTGTGGACCAGCCAGAGAACTACTCCCACCAGTCAGAGGCCAGTCTCAACACTGAGCAGCATAGCAGAGGGCATAACCACCATAGGACCAAGAGGCTGCCGGCTATGAGCCGCGGAACAG ACCTGTCTAGCGATGAAGATGCATCTCCGCAGGTCTCCCCCCGTGCCCCAGAACCCCGGGGCTCAGTGGATATGGTTGCCATGGAGCCCTGGATCAGACCAGGCACCTCAGAGACTCTGAAGCGCTTAATGACCGGTCAGACCCCCCGAGGGGAGAGGCTGACCAGCAGAGAGTCTGCAGTCCAGGACTGGGAAAGCCCCTCTACCCATCATAGctaa
- the cspp1b gene encoding centrosome and spindle pole-associated protein 1 isoform X1 — protein MEMDNELKKFIQQQKARVAEDTKSTLPGNKEESCCLSLPLGRDYERKKQKLHQELRLDYRHFMAQEQIAFLRAPPDLPDVHCSPRPPVHAKRVPSRRETATLTEGKRGLHRGGHFLVEGSGMEGLRPEDELLLPREKARLVRVDYDSEEDLTEEDLDLMERRRLRQTGSERGEERRRLRRHYKTDFRDISKLRDRRVELPDDYTETRHYADRKETNVSVVPDEDYLEARWGTSSLTPKAKLQVPSGMKPNGRSRSSTKKDEPEFATGLMIGAADADAALQRRKERYRQELQEQIAEQQRNKKREKDLELRVAVTGSTDPEKQADWIKPLGAVNGGDHARKRNDSLYPLGQGVDVPGDELNGRPSEESRERLPPEQPRVAFQSPLLEYSHALGLSSRGISPYSQAIHRNMDTPRIPGFLPHPPSTLADAHTPCHRDFYLYHGARNPLDPNPANYGQILLTGGGQPVSYLSLPPAGPHPSQTQHSPPSQHSGSSHPEPPPHRPVSDAAIMGSGIGGFPAEQIKPSKQCVLSYKEALRQQGDTRKGSSQLFCQIQDRQERRRLDREERDRYEAKLEADMKNHDPWGRGGGGAPLRDSRGNLITDLHQMHKHNEEAYINPETWQKMATATMTVLREEDTRPPSTHRVSGFVQAPLFARGSVFGNRPTPQQVHEQDKHKAYLKQQIEEKRKKGAEERESQRLEEEKEEKRLFEQRERIQREYEEEQDRKKRKEMEQKAKNEQLIRLAEERKKEVERKKKEAEEKENSALRKQYEKERQARLEEVPREPSPPIPTLRKRYQAPQYTPRPPSKDSRRSTAVSLSEHSLSGLQSPPVPARWNQLRAAEDQRGVISELSVLRRQLRSEQKRLEVQLLQSEWEELGSPMSDRLRDRPQVDVFDMARLRLQAPVRRPSSRNTEPNYLHRIHDSLQLRYRDVDSREEEGHGYCEPPRDRAGQRVDIQRRAGYRVQQRRINSLREPVDDCFDLAPPPQQDHYLRNAVGDPMRGSLLESDSAFIEPMRETFPVPPTPEQKPQLSARERRRLAKRADLHNERVCSREPVDQPENYSHQSEASLNTEQHSRGHNHHRTKRLPAMSRGTADLSSDEDASPQVSPRAPEPRGSVDMVAMEPWIRPGTSETLKRLMTGQTPRGERLTSRESAVQDWESPSTHHS, from the exons ATGGAGATGGATAATGAACTTAAGAAATTCATCCAGCAACAGAAGGCCAGAGTAGCAGAGGATACAAAATCCACCTTACCTGGAAATAAGG AGGAGAGTTGTTGTCTAAGTTTACCTTTGGGTAGAGACTATGAGAGGAAGAAACAGAAGTTACATCAAGAGCTCCGTCTGGATTACAGACACTTCATGGCTCAG GAGCAGATTGCCTTTCTCAGAGCTCCTCCAGACCTCCCTGATGTTCACTGCAGCCCCAGACCCCCGGTGCACGCTAAGAGGGTCCCCTCTAGGAGAGAGACAGCCACGCTGACTGAAGGCAAGAGGGGGCTGCACAGGGGAGGACACTTCCTGGTGGAGGGCAGTGGGATGGAGGGCCTGAGGCCTGAGGATGAGTTGCTCCTTCCTAGAGAGAAGGCCAGGCTGGTGAGAGTGGACTACGACTCTGAGGAGGACCTCACAGAGGAAGATCTGGATCttatggagaggaggaggctcaGACAGACGGGGtctgagagaggagaagagaggaggcggCTAAGAAGACACTACAAAACGGACTTCAG GGACATATCAAAGCTCAGGGACAGGAGAGTTGAGCTGCCTGACGACTACACAGAGACGCGTCATTATGCAGACAGGAAGGAGACTAACGTGTCTGTTGTTCCCGATGAGGATTACTTAGAGGCACGCTGGGGGACATCATCTCTGACCCCCAAAGCCAA GCTGCAGGTACCATCAGGGATGAAACCCAATGGAAGATCCAGATCCTCTACCAAGAAGGACGAGCCCGAATTTGCTACCGGACTAATGATTG GGGCTGCAGATGCAGATGCTGCCTTgcagagaaggaaggagaggtacAGGCAGGAGCTGCAGGAGCAGATAGCTGAACAGCAGAGGAATAAGAAAAG AGAGAAGGATTTGGAGCTCAGAGTTGCTGTGACAGGGTCGACTGACCCGGAGAAACAGGCAGATTGGATCAAACCGCTTGGGGCAGTGAATGGTGGCGACCATGCCAGAAAGAGAAATGACAGCTTGTACCCACTAGGCCAAGGTGTGGACGTACCAGGTGATGAGTTAAATGGGAGACCCAGTGAGGAGAGCCGAGAGAGGCTTCCCCCTGAGCAGCCCCGCGTGGCCTTCCAGTCCCCCCTGCTGGAGTACAGCCACGCCCTGGGCCTCAGCAGTAGAGGCATCTCCCCTTACAGCCAGGCCATTCACAGGAACATGGACACCCCCAG GATTCCAGGTTTCCTTCCTCATCCACCATCCACATTGGCAGATGCACATACACCTTGTCATAGGGACTTCTACCTCTACCATGGAGCAAGGAATCCACTGGACCCTAACCCGGCCAACT ATGGTCAGATCCTGCTGACAGGAGGGGGGCAGCCTGTGTCCTACCTGAGCCTCCCTCCTGCAGGGCCTCACCCCAGCCAGACACAGCACAGCCCTCCCAGTCAGCACAGTGGGAGCAGCCATCCAGAGCCCCCTCCACA CAGACCTGTCAGTGACGCTGCTATCATGGGTTCAGGGATTGGAGGATTTCCCGCCGAGCAGATCAAGCCATCTAAACAGTGTGTGTTAAGTTACAAGGAGGCACTGAGACAACAG GGAGACACCAGGAAAGGGAGCAGTCAGCTTTTTTGCCAG ATCCAGGATAGACAGGAGCGGCGGAGgctggacagggaggagagggatcgGTACGAGGCCAAGCTGGAGGCCGACATGAAGAACCACGACccctgggggagagggggaggaggagcacCCCTCAGAGACAGCAGGGGCAACCTCATCA CCGATCTGCACCAGATGCACAAGCATAATGAGGAGGCCTACATCAACCCTGAGACATGGCAGAAGATGGCGACAGCCACCATGACAGTACTCCGAGAGGAGGACACCAGACCTCCCTCCACCCACAGAGTCTCAG GTTTTGTTCAGGCTCCTTTGTTTGCCAGAGGCAGTGTTTTTGGTAACCGGCCCACACCACAGCAAGTCCACGAACAGGACAAGCACAAGGCTTACCTCAAACAACAG ATTGAAGAGAAGCGGAAGAAGGGGGCGGAGGAGCGAGAGAGTCAGaggctggaggaggagaaggaggagaagaggctgTTTGAGCAGAGGGAACGCATCCAGAGAGAGTATGAAGAAGAACAGGACAGGAAGAAACGCAAGGAGATGGAG CAAAAAGCCAAGAATGAGCAGCTGATCCGTCTGGCTGAGGAGCgaaagaaagaggtggagaggaagaagaaagaggcagaggagaaggagaactCTGCCCTGAGGAAGCAGTATGAGAAGGAGAGACAAGCACGTCTAGAGGAG GTACCAAGGGAGCCGTCTCCCCCCATCCCCACCCTCCGGAAGAGGTATCAGGCTCCCCAGTACACCCCCAGACCTCCGTCCAAGGACAGCCGTCGCTctactgccgtctccctgtct GAGCATTCTCTATCAGGGCTCCAGTCCCCTCCAGTCCCAGCCCGCTGGAACCAGCTGAGAGCTGCCG AAGACCAGCGGGGTGTGATCAGTGAACTGTCGGTACTGCGCAGACAGCTGCGTAGCGAGCAGAAACGCCTGGAGGTCCAGCTACTGCAGTCAGAGTGGGAAGAGCTGGGCTCACCTATGAGTGATAG gctcagggacaggccCCAGGTGGATGTGTTTGACATGGCCAGACTGCGGCTGCAGGCCCCTGTCAGGAGACCCTCCTCCAGGAACACAGAGCCCAACTACCTGCATAGGATCCATGACTCGCTACAACTCCGATACAGAG ATGTTGATTCCAGAGAGGAGGAAGGTCATGGTTACTGTGAGCCCCCTAGGGACCGAGCTGGACAGAGGGTGGACATCCAGAGACGGGCTGGTTACAGGGTGCAGCAGCGCAGGATCAACAGCCTGAGAGAACCTGTTGACG ATTGTTTTGACCTGGCACCACCCCCGCAACAAGACCATTATTTG AGGAATGCAGTAGGGGATCCTATGAGAGGTTCTCTGTTGGAGTCTGACAGTGCCTTCATTG AACCCATGAGGGAAACCTTTCCAGTGCCCCCCACACCTGAGCAGAAGCCCCAGCTCTCAGCCAGGGAGAGGAGGCGGCTGGCCAAGAGGGCAGACCTGCACAAT GAGCGGGTGTGCTCCAGAGAGCCTGTGGACCAGCCAGAGAACTACTCCCACCAGTCAGAGGCCAGTCTCAACACTGAGCAGCATAGCAGAGGGCATAACCACCATAGGACCAAGAGGCTGCCGGCTATGAGCCGCGGAACAG CAGACCTGTCTAGCGATGAAGATGCATCTCCGCAGGTCTCCCCCCGTGCCCCAGAACCCCGGGGCTCAGTGGATATGGTTGCCATGGAGCCCTGGATCAGACCAGGCACCTCAGAGACTCTGAAGCGCTTAATGACCGGTCAGACCCCCCGAGGGGAGAGGCTGACCAGCAGAGAGTCTGCAGTCCAGGACTGGGAAAGCCCCTCTACCCATCATAGctaa